The following proteins are encoded in a genomic region of Xanthomonas cassavae CFBP 4642:
- a CDS encoding TerC family protein, with protein sequence MQTIGNVWLWGGFAIVVIVALLVDLVLMRHGGAHKVTFKEATWWSIGWVLLALAFNAGLWWYLQGSMGDAAADRIGLEFLTGYLVEKSLAVDNIFVFLMVMTYFGVPEEQRQRVLIIGVLGAIVLRAIMIFAGSVLLAKFHWLLYVFGAFLLLTGIKMWFSAGKEPDLEANPVLRWMRGHLRLSPQYHGNLLSVIKDGKRWFTPLFVVLILIAVIDVIFAVDSIPAIFAITTDPFIVLTSNVFAVLGLRAMFFLLAGMADRFHLLPYGLAVILVFIGTKMMIIDLYKIPVLVSLGVVVAILVATIVLSLLRPPKAVH encoded by the coding sequence ATGCAAACCATTGGCAATGTCTGGTTATGGGGCGGCTTCGCGATCGTGGTGATCGTGGCGCTGTTGGTCGATCTGGTGCTGATGCGCCATGGCGGTGCCCACAAGGTGACCTTCAAGGAAGCCACCTGGTGGAGCATCGGCTGGGTGCTGCTGGCGCTGGCCTTCAACGCCGGCCTGTGGTGGTACCTGCAGGGCAGCATGGGCGATGCGGCAGCCGACCGCATCGGGCTGGAGTTCCTGACCGGCTACCTGGTCGAGAAGTCGCTGGCGGTCGACAACATCTTCGTGTTCCTGATGGTGATGACCTACTTCGGCGTGCCCGAGGAACAGCGCCAGCGCGTGCTGATCATCGGCGTGCTGGGCGCAATTGTCCTGCGCGCGATCATGATCTTCGCCGGCTCGGTGCTGCTGGCCAAGTTCCATTGGCTGCTGTACGTGTTCGGCGCCTTCCTGCTGCTGACCGGCATCAAGATGTGGTTCTCCGCCGGCAAGGAGCCGGACCTGGAAGCCAACCCGGTGCTGCGCTGGATGCGCGGCCATCTGCGCCTGAGCCCGCAGTACCACGGCAACCTGCTGAGCGTGATCAAGGACGGCAAACGCTGGTTCACGCCGCTGTTCGTGGTGTTGATCCTGATCGCGGTGATCGACGTGATCTTCGCGGTGGACAGCATCCCGGCGATCTTCGCGATCACCACCGACCCGTTCATCGTGCTCACCTCCAACGTGTTCGCCGTGCTGGGCCTGCGCGCGATGTTCTTCCTGCTGGCCGGCATGGCCGACCGTTTCCACCTGCTGCCGTACGGACTGGCGGTGATCCTGGTGTTCATCGGTACCAAGATGATGATCATCGATCTGTACAAGATCCCGGTGCTGGTGTCGCTGGGCGTGGTGGTGGCGATCCTGGTCGCCACCATCGTGCTGAGCCTGCTGCGCCCGCCCAAGGCGGTGCATTGA